The following are from one region of the Hyla sarda isolate aHylSar1 chromosome 6, aHylSar1.hap1, whole genome shotgun sequence genome:
- the ELMO3 gene encoding engulfment and cell motility protein 3 isoform X3, with product MHVVKEQISRTLGHAPTSLDSFRTKISSLNYSEILRRRQEERLILDEALSPPVMELRKQLQPELLNLIKQQRLHYLCEGTKFRKISSRRRQDKLWFCRLSPNHKVLHYGDLEDNIDNPAIEMLAQKISVADIKYVLTGKDCPHMKEKSSGKQNKDLMDQAFSICYDVDSCLNFIAPTSTDFCLWLDGLNTLLGREMPSERTRTDLDLLLNTELKLRLLDLENIPIPDQPPPIPPRPNNYDYCYQFTSTEA from the exons ATGCATGTGGTAAAGGAGCAGATTTCTCGTACCCTTGGTCATGCTCCAACGTCTTTGGACTCTTTTCGAACAAAAATATCATCTCTTAATTATAGTGAGATTCTCCGCAGACGTCAGGAAGAGAGACTGATCCTGGATGAAGCCCTCTCGCCACCTGTCAT GGAACTAAGAAAGCAACTACAGCCAGAGCTCCTTAACCTGATCAAACAACAGAGGCTTCACTACCTGTGTGAGGGCACTAAGTTCAGGAAGATCAGCAGTCGCCGGAGACAGG ATAAATTGTGGTTTTGTCGTCTCTCTCCAAACCACAAAGTCCTGCACTATGGAGATCTGGAAGACAACATAGATAATCCAGCAATTGAAATGCTTGCACAAAAAA ttTCAGTTGCTGATATAAAATATGTGTTAACTGGAAAGGATTGTCCACACATGAAAGAAAAAAGCTCTGGGAAGCAGAATAAG GACCTCATGGACCAAGCATTTTCAATCTGCTATGATGTGGACAGCTGCTTAAATTTCATTGCGCCCACTTCAACGGAT ttttgcttgTGGCTTGATGGACTAAACACACTGTTGGGTCGAGAAATGCCCAGTGAGCGGACGCGCACTGACCTGGATCTCCTGCTAAACACAGAACTCAAGCTGCGGTTATTAGATCTGGAGAACATTCCAATCCCAGACCAACCTCCACCTATCCCCCCACGTCCAAATAACTATGACTATTGCTACCAATTCACCTCCACTGAGGCCTAA
- the ELMO3 gene encoding engulfment and cell motility protein 3 isoform X2, with amino-acid sequence MVYFSTRWPTAYSRFVLENSSREDKHVCPFARGSIHLTLIICEILSVGETASETGQDFLTLFYAQDHFLQELFCVCIQVLNKTWKEMRATQEDFDKVMHVVKEQISRTLGHAPTSLDSFRTKISSLNYSEILRRRQEERLILDEALSPPVMELRKQLQPELLNLIKQQRLHYLCEGTKFRKISSRRRQDKLWFCRLSPNHKVLHYGDLEDNIDNPAIEMLAQKISVADIKYVLTGKDCPHMKEKSSGKQNKDLMDQAFSICYDVDSCLNFIAPTSTDFCLWLDGLNTLLGREMPSERTRTDLDLLLNTELKLRLLDLENIPIPDQPPPIPPRPNNYDYCYQFTSTEA; translated from the exons ATGGTGTATTTCTCAACACGTTGGCCTACTGCCTATAGTCGG TTTGTGCTTGAAAATAGCAGCCGGGAAGATAAACACGTCTGCCCATTTGCCAGAGGCAGCATTCACCTAACATTGATCATCTGTGAGATCCTAAGTGTAGGAGAAACTG CCTCGGAGACTGGTCAGGATTTTCTGACGCTATTCTATGCACAAGACCACTTTCTCCAGGAACTGTTCTGTGTATGCATTCAGGTGCTTAACAAGACCTGGAAGGAGATGAGAGCCACGCAGGAGGACTTTGACAAG GTGATGCATGTGGTAAAGGAGCAGATTTCTCGTACCCTTGGTCATGCTCCAACGTCTTTGGACTCTTTTCGAACAAAAATATCATCTCTTAATTATAGTGAGATTCTCCGCAGACGTCAGGAAGAGAGACTGATCCTGGATGAAGCCCTCTCGCCACCTGTCAT GGAACTAAGAAAGCAACTACAGCCAGAGCTCCTTAACCTGATCAAACAACAGAGGCTTCACTACCTGTGTGAGGGCACTAAGTTCAGGAAGATCAGCAGTCGCCGGAGACAGG ATAAATTGTGGTTTTGTCGTCTCTCTCCAAACCACAAAGTCCTGCACTATGGAGATCTGGAAGACAACATAGATAATCCAGCAATTGAAATGCTTGCACAAAAAA ttTCAGTTGCTGATATAAAATATGTGTTAACTGGAAAGGATTGTCCACACATGAAAGAAAAAAGCTCTGGGAAGCAGAATAAG GACCTCATGGACCAAGCATTTTCAATCTGCTATGATGTGGACAGCTGCTTAAATTTCATTGCGCCCACTTCAACGGAT ttttgcttgTGGCTTGATGGACTAAACACACTGTTGGGTCGAGAAATGCCCAGTGAGCGGACGCGCACTGACCTGGATCTCCTGCTAAACACAGAACTCAAGCTGCGGTTATTAGATCTGGAGAACATTCCAATCCCAGACCAACCTCCACCTATCCCCCCACGTCCAAATAACTATGACTATTGCTACCAATTCACCTCCACTGAGGCCTAA